One stretch of Deinococcus ficus DNA includes these proteins:
- a CDS encoding CbiX/SirB N-terminal domain-containing protein: MPPTPDPTPAALPPTLPAPAPGRTLLVLGHGSHLNADSARAVHAHARTLQGAGFDEVLTGFWKEEPSLRQVLRTARYREVTVLPAFISEGYFTEEVIPRELGLSHQGRVPDGGVTETVAGRTVHYLRPYGIHAAMTGVLLDRAREVCPTWTPERTALVVLGHGTRRNPRSKEAIEAAARRAGATGLFAHAAALYLDEPPHATDWREHTGGLDVIMVPFFASEGWHTLDTMPAELGLPGPVSHLDGRVVSYARPVGTHPAVGSVLTRLVQEAPARPAPVDADHAAAWAALTTAAEGGLDVGELRVTPQPDGAFALHHAADAGESGLTRVPLDDLAAWTGRDNQGEHRPIRTRRGLPRGWLARVPREHLRAALHAVYPAVTEEAHAWDAGELPVTPWAETAARQSGRYRPVRRATPETVQAARERLCAGCLRTPLWAGEPLAATFLSGGTGLPCAEACTLLVSDVAHLLEAPHP; the protein is encoded by the coding sequence ATGCCCCCCACGCCCGACCCGACCCCCGCCGCCCTGCCCCCGACCCTGCCGGCCCCCGCGCCGGGCCGCACCCTGCTCGTCCTCGGCCACGGCTCGCACCTGAACGCCGACTCGGCCCGCGCCGTGCACGCCCACGCCCGCACCCTCCAGGGCGCCGGCTTCGACGAGGTACTCACCGGGTTCTGGAAGGAGGAACCCTCCCTGCGGCAGGTGCTGCGCACCGCCCGCTACCGCGAGGTCACGGTGCTGCCCGCCTTCATCAGCGAGGGCTACTTCACCGAGGAGGTGATCCCGCGCGAACTGGGCCTGAGCCACCAGGGCCGCGTGCCGGACGGCGGCGTGACCGAGACCGTCGCCGGCCGCACCGTGCACTACCTCCGGCCGTACGGCATTCACGCGGCCATGACGGGCGTGCTGCTGGACCGCGCCCGCGAAGTCTGCCCCACCTGGACGCCGGAGCGCACCGCGCTGGTGGTCCTGGGTCACGGCACCCGCCGCAACCCCCGCAGCAAGGAGGCGATCGAGGCCGCCGCCCGGCGCGCCGGGGCGACCGGCCTGTTCGCCCACGCGGCCGCGCTGTACCTGGACGAGCCCCCCCACGCCACCGACTGGCGCGAGCACACGGGCGGGCTGGACGTCATCATGGTGCCCTTCTTCGCCTCCGAGGGCTGGCACACGCTGGACACCATGCCCGCCGAACTGGGCCTGCCGGGCCCGGTGTCGCACCTGGACGGCCGCGTGGTGTCCTACGCCCGGCCGGTGGGCACGCACCCGGCCGTGGGAAGCGTGCTGACCCGGCTGGTGCAGGAGGCCCCCGCCCGGCCTGCCCCGGTGGACGCCGACCACGCCGCCGCCTGGGCGGCCCTGACCACCGCCGCGGAGGGCGGCCTGGACGTCGGTGAGCTGCGCGTGACGCCGCAGCCGGACGGGGCCTTTGCGCTGCATCACGCCGCCGACGCCGGGGAGTCCGGCCTCACCCGGGTGCCGCTGGACGACCTGGCCGCCTGGACCGGACGGGACAATCAGGGCGAGCACCGGCCGATCCGCACCCGGCGCGGCCTGCCGCGCGGCTGGCTGGCCCGCGTGCCCCGCGAACATCTGCGCGCCGCCCTGCACGCCGTGTACCCCGCCGTGACCGAGGAGGCACACGCCTGGGACGCCGGGGAGCTGCCCGTCACGCCCTGGGCGGAGACCGCCGCGCGGCAGAGCGGCCGCTACCGCCCGGTGCGCCGCGCCACGCCCGAAACCGTGCAGGCCGCGCGGGAGCGCCTCTGTGCCGGGTGCCTGCGCACGCCCCTGTGGGCCGGCGAGCCGCTGGCCGCCACCTTCCTGTCGGGCGGGACGGGCCTGCCCTGCGCGGAAGCCTGCACGCTCCTCGTGTCCGACGTCGCTCACCTGCTGGAGGCCCCCCACCCATGA
- the cobA gene encoding uroporphyrinogen-III C-methyltransferase yields the protein MTPALPPVPFVSLIGAGPGDPGLLTLRAAERLREADVVLFDALANPDLLALCPQAERLDVGKRGFLPSMGQEDINALLVSRALDRGGQRVVRLKGGDPFVFGRGGEEALACAAAGVPCEVVPGISSAVAAAAYAGIPVTHRGVARSFAVLTGTDRQGPAAYAALGGADTLVFLMAVKHLEQIAADLIASGRDAATPAATIQWASTPEQRVVSGTLADIAGKVRAAGLGAPAVTVVGEVVRLREQLDWFLPEALGGGGALPARSAGPLSGVQVAVTRTRAGTDSALAGLLSAQGAQVSEIPLVRFTPTGDRRALVGALTGFTGWVLLSSEQAANALMDALLAEGRDARVLSGARIAAAGAGTARALAARGLRADFVPSPSGTGPLGAGLPAQPGELALHVGSQEPDAELEAALAARGIGYHALEAFRVEPAELSAGQRAQLEAAQVVTLASSAGARSLAQVAGTGFTAAVIGPQTERAARAAGFTRLFTAHEATLEGLTDAVRRAWRQGA from the coding sequence ATGACCCCTGCCCTGCCCCCCGTTCCCTTCGTGTCCCTGATCGGCGCCGGTCCCGGCGACCCGGGCCTGCTCACGCTGCGCGCCGCCGAGCGGCTGAGAGAGGCAGACGTCGTGCTGTTCGACGCCCTGGCCAACCCGGACCTGCTGGCGCTGTGCCCGCAGGCCGAGCGGCTGGACGTCGGCAAACGCGGCTTCCTGCCGTCCATGGGGCAGGAGGACATCAACGCCCTGCTGGTCTCCCGCGCGCTGGACCGCGGCGGGCAGCGGGTGGTCCGCCTGAAAGGCGGCGATCCCTTCGTGTTCGGCCGCGGCGGCGAGGAGGCCCTGGCCTGCGCGGCGGCGGGCGTGCCGTGCGAGGTGGTGCCGGGCATCAGCAGCGCCGTGGCGGCCGCGGCGTACGCCGGGATTCCGGTCACGCACCGGGGCGTGGCGCGGTCCTTCGCGGTCCTGACCGGCACGGACCGGCAGGGGCCGGCGGCGTACGCCGCGCTGGGCGGCGCGGACACCCTGGTGTTCCTGATGGCCGTCAAGCACCTGGAGCAGATCGCCGCGGACCTGATCGCCTCCGGGCGAGACGCGGCGACGCCGGCCGCGACGATCCAGTGGGCGAGCACGCCCGAGCAGCGGGTGGTGAGCGGCACCCTGGCCGATATCGCCGGGAAGGTGCGCGCGGCGGGGCTGGGTGCGCCGGCGGTGACGGTGGTGGGCGAGGTGGTCCGGCTGCGCGAACAGCTGGACTGGTTCCTGCCGGAGGCCCTGGGCGGGGGAGGTGCCCTGCCTGCCCGCAGCGCGGGGCCGCTGTCGGGCGTGCAGGTGGCGGTGACGCGCACGCGAGCCGGCACGGACAGCGCCCTGGCGGGGCTGCTGTCGGCTCAGGGCGCGCAGGTGAGCGAGATTCCGCTGGTGCGCTTCACGCCCACGGGGGACCGCCGCGCCCTGGTGGGTGCGCTGACCGGGTTCACCGGGTGGGTGCTGCTGAGCAGTGAGCAGGCCGCGAACGCGCTGATGGACGCGCTGCTGGCCGAGGGCCGGGACGCGCGGGTGCTGTCGGGCGCGCGGATCGCGGCGGCCGGGGCGGGGACCGCGCGGGCGCTGGCGGCGCGGGGGCTGCGGGCGGACTTTGTGCCCTCGCCGTCCGGGACCGGGCCGCTGGGTGCGGGGTTGCCGGCGCAGCCGGGCGAGCTGGCGCTGCACGTGGGCTCACAGGAGCCGGATGCGGAGTTGGAAGCCGCCCTCGCCGCGCGCGGGATCGGGTATCACGCCCTGGAGGCGTTCCGGGTGGAGCCGGCGGAGCTGAGCGCCGGGCAGCGGGCGCAGCTGGAGGCGGCGCAGGTGGTGACGCTGGCCTCCAGCGCCGGGGCGCGGAGTCTGGCGCAGGTGGCCGGCACGGGCTTCACGGCGGCGGTGATCGGGCCGCAGACGGAGCGAGCGGCGCGCGCGGCGGGCTTCACGCGGCTCTTTACGGCGCACGAGGCGACGCTGGAGGGCCTGACGGACGCGGTGCGTCGGGCGTGGCGGCAGGGCGCCTGA
- a CDS encoding nitrite/sulfite reductase, protein MSDIEALKKELPPFEIFDLIPQYAQSGVIDPEKIDLLKWAGVYPQRPQEDGYLMMRVKVPTAELHADALRVVAGIAEDFGRGLLDVTDRQAFQFHWLRIGDIPEILDRLDTVGLHTRGACGDTVRAVIASPLAGLDAREVIDVRPIARAMEGTLSGNRDFEDLPRKFKISLTGTPELEGIHLINDIGFLAHRVGNEVGFDVWVGGGLGAVAHLARRLGVFIAPDEVVEVGRAITAAYRDHGYRVNRKKSRLKYLIKDLGPDAFRALVETQYLGRPLRDGPPAPVARFGGSDVLGVNPQKDGLNYVVLTTTVGRIDPEKARRLADLAERYGQGVVRTTAFQNMMIPHVKSEDVDALVAELQALDLAPKATLRGTTIACTGTQFCRLAQTETKARVAGMIDTLEPLHTDLDVPFVINLTGCSNACTRYQVADLGFMGALRGEEEVYNVHLAGSIGQAQRTGTKLKGIVPAERLTEYTDRVLTDFKANKAAGESFVEYADRLGHEHFTPDAVLGARPDRTEAELVTA, encoded by the coding sequence ATGTCTGACATCGAGGCCCTGAAAAAAGAGCTCCCGCCCTTCGAGATCTTCGACCTGATCCCCCAGTACGCACAAAGCGGCGTCATCGACCCCGAGAAGATCGACCTGCTCAAGTGGGCCGGCGTGTACCCCCAGCGCCCCCAGGAAGACGGCTACCTGATGATGCGCGTCAAGGTCCCCACCGCCGAACTGCACGCGGACGCCCTGCGCGTCGTGGCCGGCATTGCCGAGGACTTCGGGCGCGGCCTGCTGGACGTCACCGACCGCCAGGCCTTCCAGTTCCACTGGCTGCGCATCGGCGACATCCCCGAGATCCTGGACCGGCTGGACACCGTCGGCCTGCACACCCGCGGCGCCTGCGGCGACACCGTGCGCGCCGTGATCGCCTCCCCGCTCGCCGGTCTCGACGCCCGCGAGGTGATCGACGTGCGCCCCATCGCCCGCGCCATGGAAGGCACCCTGAGCGGTAACCGCGACTTCGAGGACCTGCCCCGCAAGTTCAAGATCAGCCTCACCGGCACGCCCGAACTCGAGGGCATTCACCTCATCAACGACATCGGCTTCCTCGCGCACCGCGTCGGGAACGAGGTGGGCTTCGACGTGTGGGTGGGCGGCGGCCTGGGCGCCGTCGCGCACCTCGCCCGGCGCCTGGGCGTGTTCATCGCCCCGGACGAGGTCGTGGAGGTCGGGCGCGCCATCACCGCCGCGTACCGTGACCACGGCTACCGCGTGAACCGCAAGAAAAGCCGCCTGAAGTACCTGATCAAGGACCTCGGCCCGGACGCGTTCCGCGCCCTCGTGGAAACGCAGTACCTGGGCCGGCCCCTGCGGGACGGGCCGCCCGCCCCGGTCGCGCGGTTCGGCGGCAGCGACGTGCTGGGCGTCAACCCGCAGAAAGACGGCCTGAACTACGTGGTCCTGACCACCACGGTGGGCCGCATCGACCCGGAGAAGGCCCGGCGGCTGGCCGACCTCGCCGAGCGCTACGGGCAGGGCGTGGTCCGCACCACCGCCTTCCAGAACATGATGATCCCCCACGTGAAGTCGGAGGACGTGGACGCCCTGGTGGCCGAGTTGCAGGCCCTGGACCTCGCGCCGAAGGCCACGTTGCGCGGCACCACCATCGCCTGCACCGGCACGCAGTTCTGCCGCCTCGCCCAGACCGAGACCAAAGCCCGGGTGGCGGGCATGATCGACACGCTCGAACCCCTGCACACCGACCTGGACGTGCCGTTCGTGATCAACCTGACCGGGTGCAGCAACGCCTGCACGCGCTACCAGGTGGCCGACCTGGGCTTCATGGGCGCGCTCAGAGGTGAGGAGGAGGTGTACAACGTGCACCTGGCGGGCAGCATCGGGCAGGCGCAGCGCACCGGCACGAAACTGAAGGGCATCGTGCCCGCCGAGCGCCTCACCGAGTACACCGACCGGGTCCTGACGGATTTCAAGGCGAACAAGGCCGCCGGGGAAAGCTTCGTGGAGTACGCCGACCGCCTGGGCCACGAGCACTTCACGCCCGACGCGGTGCTGGGCGCCCGGCCGGACCGCACTGAAGCGGAACTGGTGACCGCATGA
- the cysC gene encoding adenylyl-sulfate kinase, whose protein sequence is MSAVLTEPARAAGRVVWFTGLSGAGKSTLASALHAELLARGAAVELLDGDAVRENLSKGLGFSREDRDTNVRRIAFVAGLLARHGVTVLVSAISPYADTRRAVLRDLPGALEVFVDAPLDVVAGRDVKGLYARALAGEIPHFTGVSDPYEAPGQPGLHLRTDRISVQEGVRQLLTALGEG, encoded by the coding sequence ATGAGCGCCGTGCTGACGGAACCGGCGCGGGCGGCGGGCCGGGTGGTGTGGTTCACCGGCCTGTCCGGCGCCGGCAAGAGCACCCTGGCGTCCGCGCTGCACGCCGAACTGCTCGCGCGCGGCGCGGCGGTGGAACTGCTGGACGGCGACGCCGTGCGCGAGAACCTCAGCAAGGGCCTGGGCTTCAGCCGCGAGGACCGCGACACGAACGTCCGCCGGATCGCCTTCGTGGCGGGCCTGCTGGCCCGGCACGGGGTGACCGTGCTGGTCAGCGCGATCTCGCCGTACGCCGACACCCGCCGGGCCGTGCTGCGGGACCTGCCGGGCGCCCTGGAGGTGTTCGTGGACGCCCCGCTGGACGTGGTGGCCGGCCGGGACGTGAAGGGCCTGTACGCCCGCGCGCTGGCCGGCGAGATCCCGCACTTCACCGGCGTGAGCGACCCGTACGAGGCGCCCGGGCAGCCCGGCCTGCACCTGCGCACCGACCGGATCAGCGTACAGGAAGGCGTGCGGCAGCTGCTGACCGCCCTGGGAGAAGGGTGA
- a CDS encoding phosphoadenylyl-sulfate reductase → MSAAAVPAFTPETDPLDVIRWAVAEFPGLRMPSAFNLNGVILLDLAVRAGYRGKVVFVDTGFHFPETLATRDRLAARYPELSFVTVNAGAHPDDGLTAPDLYAADPDACCAARKVQPLQAYLKAHNPPALLNARSRDQASTRADIPFVEPGARVKVNPLAHWTRERLEAYAREHDLPVSPLYFSGFLSVGCWPCTRAVRPGEDARAGRWAGRGKTECGLWAGEARL, encoded by the coding sequence GTGAGCGCCGCGGCCGTCCCCGCGTTCACGCCGGAGACGGACCCCCTGGACGTGATCCGCTGGGCCGTGGCCGAGTTCCCGGGCCTGCGGATGCCCAGCGCCTTCAACCTGAACGGCGTGATCCTGCTGGACCTGGCCGTCCGCGCCGGGTACCGGGGCAAGGTGGTGTTCGTGGACACCGGCTTCCACTTCCCGGAAACGCTCGCCACCCGGGACCGCCTCGCGGCGCGCTACCCGGAACTGAGCTTCGTGACCGTGAACGCCGGCGCGCACCCGGACGACGGCCTGACCGCCCCGGACCTGTACGCCGCCGACCCGGACGCCTGCTGCGCCGCCCGCAAGGTGCAGCCCCTCCAGGCCTACCTGAAGGCGCACAACCCGCCCGCGCTGCTGAACGCCCGCAGCCGCGACCAGGCCAGCACCCGCGCGGACATTCCCTTCGTGGAGCCCGGCGCGCGCGTGAAGGTCAACCCCCTGGCGCACTGGACCCGCGAGCGGCTCGAAGCGTACGCCCGGGAGCACGACCTGCCGGTGAGTCCCCTGTACTTCAGCGGGTTCCTGTCGGTCGGCTGCTGGCCCTGCACCCGCGCGGTGCGGCCCGGCGAGGACGCCCGCGCGGGCCGCTGGGCGGGGCGCGGCAAGACCGAGTGCGGCCTGTGGGCCGGCGAGGCGCGGCTGTGA
- the sat gene encoding sulfate adenylyltransferase — MPTMTDFNPSVSVLPAPLGGTLVRRVWQPGRDFDPAELLDRPTLALSERALADLEMLATGAYSPLAGFVGEADYLSIIERLRLADGTPWSLPITLPVSAEDAARLSGRVVLTHAGLPVGTLDVTERYPARKALEAREVYRTEDAAHPGVAALYAQGDVNLAGPVTLFEVPRGAFPAQHRTPAEVREVIEARGWRSTVAFQTRNPIHRAHEYLHKVALELVDGLLLHPLVGQTKGDDVPADVRMEAYETLLGHYYPAERTLLSVYPAAMRYAGPREAIVHALSRRNYGATHFIVGRDHAGVGSYYGTYDAQEIFSAFTAEELGIRILKFEHTFYCRSCHQMVSPRTCPHDSGHHLVLSGTRVREKLRAGEALPPEFTRPQVAEVLRRGYQGA; from the coding sequence ATGCCGACCATGACCGACTTCAACCCTTCCGTTTCCGTCCTGCCCGCCCCGCTGGGCGGCACCCTGGTCCGCCGCGTGTGGCAGCCGGGCCGCGACTTCGACCCGGCCGAACTGCTTGATCGGCCCACCCTGGCGCTGTCCGAGCGGGCCCTGGCCGACCTGGAGATGCTCGCCACCGGTGCGTACTCGCCGCTGGCCGGCTTCGTCGGCGAGGCCGATTACCTGAGCATCATCGAGCGGCTGCGCCTCGCGGACGGCACGCCGTGGAGCCTGCCCATCACGCTGCCGGTGAGCGCGGAGGACGCCGCGCGCCTCTCCGGGCGGGTGGTGCTCACCCACGCCGGGTTGCCGGTGGGCACGCTGGACGTCACCGAGCGCTACCCCGCCCGCAAGGCCCTGGAGGCCCGGGAGGTGTACCGCACCGAGGACGCCGCCCACCCGGGCGTGGCCGCCCTGTACGCGCAGGGGGACGTGAACCTGGCAGGCCCGGTAACGCTGTTCGAGGTGCCGCGCGGCGCCTTCCCGGCGCAGCACCGCACGCCCGCCGAGGTGCGTGAGGTGATCGAGGCCCGCGGGTGGCGCAGCACCGTGGCCTTCCAGACGCGCAACCCGATTCACCGGGCGCACGAGTACCTGCACAAGGTCGCGCTGGAACTCGTGGACGGCCTGCTGCTGCACCCGCTGGTCGGGCAGACCAAAGGCGACGACGTGCCCGCCGACGTGCGCATGGAAGCGTACGAGACGCTGCTCGGGCACTACTACCCGGCCGAGCGCACGCTGCTGAGCGTGTACCCGGCCGCCATGCGCTACGCCGGTCCACGCGAGGCGATCGTGCACGCCCTTTCCCGCCGGAACTACGGCGCCACGCACTTCATCGTGGGCCGCGACCACGCCGGGGTGGGCAGCTACTACGGCACGTACGACGCGCAGGAGATCTTCAGCGCGTTCACGGCGGAGGAACTCGGCATCCGCATCCTGAAGTTCGAGCACACCTTCTACTGCCGCTCCTGCCACCAGATGGTCAGCCCGCGCACCTGCCCCCACGACAGCGGCCATCACCTCGTGCTGAGCGGCACGCGCGTGCGGGAGAAACTGCGCGCCGGGGAGGCCCTGCCGCCCGAGTTCACGCGTCCGCAGGTGGCTGAGGTGCTCCGCCGCGGATACCAGGGCGCCTGA
- the pulA gene encoding pullulanase-type alpha-1,6-glucosidase has product MRNLLSLLTLALVTSAAAQATLPAGTVRVHYQRPDGNYAGWGLHVWEDTTATVEWSKPLAQAGKDDFGVYFNVPVKQGAQKLAFIVHKGDDKDPGPDLWFNLGKGRELFLKSGSALVAYAKTGPFDTDATQPVTAALAPVSTPVPEGMARINYYRPDGNYAGWGLHAWEDTTATVEWTKPLPQTGVESGWAYWLVPMKTDWKKLGFLIHKGDEKDPGPDQTLTREMGNQAWIVSGKDAVNTTRPDTTTRQVGDLTKQQAVMLSRDLIAVKPDLVKPGAFLTLHADPAAGLKLGAEGVTGGTTLTLEPVDGGLSAALKAKVPYLANYALLRVRAEDRAALPDALRGQLAVSSVLPDGTVLDATGVQTALALDDLYAYDGPLGVTWQGNAPTVRVWAPTAQSVKLRLGNATGAGETTLPMTRDAKGVWTVTGQNAWKGRTYRFEVTVYAPGTGKVETNLVTDPYSVALTRGSDRSVFMDLNDASQKPAGWDALKKPALRSASDLSFYELHLRDFSAADATVPAAQRGTYLAFTQAGSAGMKHLRSLATAGLKAVHLLPTFDIATINEDKGQWKTPGDLTRFAPNSDEQQKAVTAVKDADAYNWGYDPYHFMVPEGSYAVDPGARTKEYRQMVMALNGAGLRVVQDVVFNHTNASGQNERSVLDRIVPGYYHRLNAQGAVENSTCCSNTATEHTMMRRLMVDTLVLMARQYKVDGFRFDLMGHHMVADMQAARKALDALTPAKDGVDGRLIYLYGEGWDFGEVQGGARGLNATQVNLYGQGIGTFNDRIRDALRGGNPFGGLTEQGVATGLATSPNGQPGNDSAAKWAQLADLVRIGLTGNLRDYRLVNAQGQTVTGAQIKYGDAPAGYAASPRETINYASAHDNQTLWDAVLLKTPGSVSSATRVRYQNLAHAYVLLGQGLPFSYAGDDILRSKSFDGDSYNSGDWFNTLDFTYAGNGFGKGLPPAEKNEANWTTYRPLLSNAALKVGKTDILRAHDHYREFLKIRYSTTLFRLDSAQQVQQALSFLNTGPQQTPGVIVMRLTGAVNAGNPYRNVVVVFNGGTKPYTLADAGFSGLSLHPVLAGSSDPVVRQAAVKGTQLSVPALTTAVFVRK; this is encoded by the coding sequence ATGCGAAATCTGCTTTCCCTGCTGACCCTGGCCCTCGTCACGTCTGCCGCGGCGCAGGCGACCCTGCCGGCCGGCACCGTGCGCGTCCATTACCAGCGCCCGGACGGCAACTACGCCGGCTGGGGCCTGCACGTCTGGGAGGACACCACCGCGACCGTGGAATGGAGCAAACCGCTCGCGCAGGCCGGGAAGGACGACTTCGGCGTGTACTTCAACGTGCCCGTGAAGCAGGGCGCGCAGAAACTCGCGTTCATCGTTCACAAGGGCGACGACAAGGACCCCGGCCCGGACCTGTGGTTCAACCTCGGCAAGGGCCGCGAACTGTTCCTGAAATCCGGGTCGGCCCTCGTCGCGTACGCGAAGACCGGACCCTTCGACACGGACGCCACCCAACCCGTGACCGCCGCCCTGGCGCCCGTCAGCACGCCGGTTCCAGAGGGTATGGCGCGCATCAACTACTACCGCCCGGACGGCAACTACGCCGGCTGGGGCCTGCACGCCTGGGAGGACACGACCGCCACCGTGGAATGGACGAAACCCCTGCCGCAGACCGGCGTGGAGAGCGGCTGGGCGTACTGGCTCGTCCCCATGAAAACCGACTGGAAGAAACTGGGCTTCCTCATCCACAAGGGCGACGAGAAGGACCCGGGCCCCGACCAGACCCTCACGCGCGAGATGGGCAACCAGGCCTGGATCGTGAGCGGCAAGGACGCCGTGAACACCACCCGCCCCGACACCACCACCCGGCAGGTCGGGGACCTCACGAAACAGCAGGCCGTGATGCTGTCCCGTGACCTGATTGCCGTGAAACCTGACCTCGTGAAGCCCGGCGCGTTCCTGACCCTGCACGCCGACCCGGCGGCCGGACTGAAGCTCGGCGCCGAGGGCGTCACCGGCGGGACGACCCTGACGCTGGAACCCGTGGACGGCGGCCTGAGCGCCGCCCTGAAGGCGAAGGTCCCCTACCTGGCGAACTACGCCCTGCTGCGCGTGCGCGCCGAGGACCGCGCCGCCCTGCCGGACGCCCTGCGTGGGCAGCTCGCGGTGAGTAGTGTGCTCCCGGACGGCACCGTGCTGGACGCCACCGGCGTGCAGACCGCGCTGGCGCTGGACGACCTGTACGCCTACGACGGCCCCCTGGGCGTGACCTGGCAGGGCAACGCGCCCACCGTGCGCGTCTGGGCGCCCACCGCGCAGAGCGTGAAGCTGCGCCTGGGGAACGCGACCGGGGCGGGGGAGACCACGCTGCCGATGACCCGCGACGCGAAAGGCGTCTGGACCGTCACAGGCCAGAACGCCTGGAAGGGCCGCACGTACCGCTTCGAGGTGACCGTGTACGCCCCGGGCACCGGGAAGGTCGAGACGAACCTCGTGACCGACCCCTACTCGGTGGCGCTCACGCGCGGCAGCGACCGCAGCGTATTTATGGACCTCAATGACGCCTCGCAGAAGCCCGCCGGGTGGGACGCCCTGAAAAAACCCGCCTTGCGCAGCGCCAGTGACCTGAGCTTCTACGAGCTGCACCTGAGGGACTTCAGCGCCGCCGACGCGACCGTGCCGGCCGCGCAGCGCGGCACATACCTGGCGTTCACGCAGGCCGGCAGCGCCGGCATGAAGCACCTCAGGTCCCTGGCGACCGCCGGTCTGAAGGCTGTGCACCTGCTGCCCACCTTCGACATCGCCACCATCAATGAGGATAAGGGGCAGTGGAAGACCCCCGGCGACCTCACGCGCTTCGCACCGAACAGTGACGAGCAGCAGAAGGCCGTGACGGCCGTGAAGGACGCCGACGCCTACAACTGGGGCTACGACCCGTACCACTTCATGGTCCCGGAAGGCAGTTACGCCGTGGACCCGGGTGCCCGCACGAAGGAGTACCGCCAGATGGTGATGGCCCTGAACGGAGCCGGACTGCGCGTCGTGCAGGACGTGGTGTTCAACCACACGAACGCCAGCGGGCAGAACGAGCGCAGCGTGCTGGACCGCATCGTCCCCGGGTACTACCACCGCCTGAACGCGCAGGGCGCCGTGGAGAACAGCACCTGCTGCTCAAACACCGCCACCGAGCACACCATGATGCGCCGGCTGATGGTGGACACCCTGGTCCTGATGGCCCGGCAGTACAAGGTGGACGGCTTCCGCTTCGACCTGATGGGGCACCACATGGTCGCCGACATGCAGGCTGCCCGCAAAGCCCTGGACGCCCTGACCCCCGCGAAGGACGGCGTGGACGGCCGGCTGATCTACCTGTACGGCGAAGGCTGGGACTTCGGGGAGGTGCAGGGCGGGGCCCGCGGCCTGAACGCCACGCAGGTGAACCTCTACGGCCAGGGCATCGGCACCTTCAACGACCGTATCCGCGACGCCCTGCGCGGCGGGAACCCCTTCGGCGGCCTGACGGAACAGGGCGTGGCGACCGGCCTCGCCACCAGCCCCAACGGCCAGCCCGGCAACGACAGTGCCGCGAAATGGGCACAGCTCGCGGACCTCGTCCGCATCGGCCTGACCGGGAACCTGCGCGACTACCGCCTGGTGAACGCCCAGGGGCAGACCGTGACCGGCGCGCAGATCAAGTACGGCGACGCCCCTGCCGGGTACGCCGCCAGCCCGCGCGAGACCATCAACTACGCCAGCGCGCACGACAACCAGACCCTCTGGGACGCCGTGCTGCTCAAGACGCCGGGCAGCGTCAGCAGCGCTACCCGCGTGCGCTACCAGAACCTCGCGCACGCCTACGTCCTGCTGGGGCAGGGCCTGCCCTTCAGCTACGCCGGGGACGACATCCTGCGCAGCAAGTCCTTCGACGGCGACTCGTACAACAGCGGCGACTGGTTCAACACCCTGGACTTCACGTACGCGGGCAACGGCTTCGGCAAGGGCCTGCCGCCCGCCGAGAAGAACGAGGCCAACTGGACCACCTACCGCCCCCTGCTCAGCAACGCCGCGCTGAAGGTCGGCAAGACCGACATCCTGCGCGCCCACGACCACTACCGTGAGTTCCTGAAGATCCGCTACAGCACCACCCTCTTCCGCCTGGACAGCGCCCAGCAGGTGCAGCAGGCCCTGAGCTTCCTGAACACCGGCCCCCAGCAGACGCCGGGCGTGATCGTCATGCGCCTGACCGGCGCAGTGAACGCCGGCAACCCCTACCGCAACGTGGTCGTCGTCTTCAATGGGGGCACGAAACCCTACACCCTGGCCGACGCGGGCTTCAGCGGCCTGAGCCTGCACCCCGTCCTGGCCGGCAGCAGCGACCCCGTGGTCCGGCAGGCCGCGGTGAAAGGCACGCAGCTCAGCGTGCCCGCCCTGACCACCGCCGTCTTCGTCAGGAAGTAA
- a CDS encoding response regulator, with protein MAKILIVDDSPADLRFLEDAIRQTGHSVVSVSNALDVESAVERDQPDLALLDIVMPERNGYETLRALKKLPAASALKVVFVSSKGSDTDVKWGLRQGAVDYLIKPYTPDQVATLLTRHL; from the coding sequence ATGGCCAAGATCCTGATCGTTGACGACTCCCCCGCCGACCTGCGCTTCCTGGAAGACGCCATCCGCCAGACCGGGCACTCCGTGGTCAGCGTCTCGAACGCCCTGGATGTGGAAAGCGCCGTCGAGCGCGACCAGCCCGACCTGGCCCTGCTGGACATCGTGATGCCCGAACGCAACGGCTACGAGACGCTGCGCGCCCTCAAGAAACTCCCGGCCGCCAGCGCCCTGAAGGTCGTGTTCGTGTCCAGCAAGGGCAGCGACACCGACGTGAAATGGGGCCTGCGGCAGGGCGCCGTGGACTACCTGATCAAGCCCTATACCCCGGATCAGGTCGCCACCCTGCTCACCCGGCACCTGTAA